TCTTGCGCAGCTGAATCATCCGCTTCTGGACTTCAAGAACAAGCTTATCAAGCCGCGCTTCCTGATATTTATCCAGATCAATGTAAACACAGCCCATAAGCCCTTTACCTATGTCGCGCACGATTTTGATATCAAGCCCGGTCAAAAGCTCTTTTTTGCCAAGGACAAAATCCACCTTGAACTGCTGTTCTACTTCAAAGGTGTCTTTCCCGGCGGAAAAAGCAAGACCGTTAACACTGAAATCCTTCACGCTATAAGGGGATTTTTTGCCTTCAATCTTGAGAGCAAGCCCCGGAAGACTTGTCCTGAAAGCACCTCTGGCCGAACTGCTATCGAATGAAATATCCATCCTACTCTCCAATCGTAAATTCAAATGATTAACGTCGATGCCTCCAAAGCACGACCTTAACATCTCCTTCCTGCAATAAAACCATGTTTATGGCGGAAGTTAAATTTTAATTTTCATTTTTTTTATAACCCTGCCCTTAAGGACCGGTCATTATCTTATCCAGAACAAATTCAACCCGCCGGTTGCGCTGACGGTTGCGGGGAGAATTGTTAGGCACAAGAGGGTCCATCTCCCCAAGTCCTGTTGCCGTAAGTCTGTTCGGCTTAATTCCCAGCTTCATAAGGTAGCGCAGGACATTTACCGCACGCAAAGATGAAATTTCCCAGTTGTCCTTCAGCCTGCTTTTGCTGCTGGGCTGGGTATCATCCGTATATCCTTTAATATTGATATACTGGTCCGGATGGCTGATGAAAAAATTCTTCAGGGCTTTTATTGCTGCCCGCCCTTTTTTACTGAGCTTCACCTGTCCGGAACTGAAAAGCACATCCGAGGGCAGCTTGATAGTGATCTTGCCGTCCTCGAATTTTGCGCTCATGATCCCTTCCACCCCTTTGGTGGTCTGCAGGTATTTAACATCTTCAAAGACCTTGCGCTGGGCCTTGATGATCTGCCTGCGGGTCACAACCTGATTGAGGATGGCCCCGGCCTCCTCACGCGAAACCTTGCTGGTGGCTATCTTCTGCAATTTTCCGCTGATGGATTTACTGACCGACTGGAAAGTCATATCAAATTTTTTCGCATCAATCTCGGACATGGAATAAAGCAGGATAAAGAAAACCAGCAGCAGCATGGATAAATCCGCAAAAGTGGTTATCCACTCATTAGGTTCATCCTCGTCCGCTTCTTCGCCGCCGATCAACGAGCCTTTCAGGAGTTCATCATCCATGGCTTAATCTCCACTTCTGTCCTTGGGCGCCTGGAATGAAGAAAGCTTCTCATAAACCAGACGGGGGTTGTTGTTCTCAAGGATAGACTTGGCGCCCTCGAAAATGATTTCAAGGTGCAGCTGTTCCTGCAGGGTTCTGGCTTTGAGCTTGGCACCGATGGGAATAAAAAGCAGGGTCGCCAGCAGGGAACCGTAAAAAGTGGTCAGGATGGCAACAGCCATGGCCGGACCGATGGACGCAGGGTCCTGCAGGTTTGAAAGCATCTGGACCAGACCGATCAGGGTACCGAGCATCCCGAAAGCGGGAGCCAGCCCGGCAAGACGTTTGTATACGTCCTGTGCAATCTTGTGGCGTCTTTTCATGGCCGAAATTTCAATCTGCAAAGTGGCGCGGATGAGTTCAGGATCGGCGTTGTCCGCGATCAGCTGGCAGGATTTACGCAGGACAACGTT
This genomic interval from Desulfovibrio sp. JC010 contains the following:
- a CDS encoding PilZ domain-containing protein; translation: MDISFDSSSARGAFRTSLPGLALKIEGKKSPYSVKDFSVNGLAFSAGKDTFEVEQQFKVDFVLGKKELLTGLDIKIVRDIGKGLMGCVYIDLDKYQEARLDKLVLEVQKRMIQLRKKKGAS
- a CDS encoding flagellar motor protein MotB, coding for MDDELLKGSLIGGEEADEDEPNEWITTFADLSMLLLVFFILLYSMSEIDAKKFDMTFQSVSKSISGKLQKIATSKVSREEAGAILNQVVTRRQIIKAQRKVFEDVKYLQTTKGVEGIMSAKFEDGKITIKLPSDVLFSSGQVKLSKKGRAAIKALKNFFISHPDQYINIKGYTDDTQPSSKSRLKDNWEISSLRAVNVLRYLMKLGIKPNRLTATGLGEMDPLVPNNSPRNRQRNRRVEFVLDKIMTGP
- a CDS encoding motility protein A, coding for MDFSTLIGMLVGLSLVVGAIFIGGAVDVFVNVPGMMIVIGGTLASICVAFPFEEVLQAMLAGFKAFSSRKVKVNEVVNIMVKVAEISRREGLIALENVQTENVVLRKSCQLIADNADPELIRATLQIEISAMKRRHKIAQDVYKRLAGLAPAFGMLGTLIGLVQMLSNLQDPASIGPAMAVAILTTFYGSLLATLLFIPIGAKLKARTLQEQLHLEIIFEGAKSILENNNPRLVYEKLSSFQAPKDRSGD